From candidate division WOR-3 bacterium, a single genomic window includes:
- a CDS encoding archease, with translation MRYRYIDHTSDLGVEIYGKDLNELFINAQYTLFDNILDLSSVEAKTPKTIILASESLEELFMDWLRELLFIFATEYFITKEVASLQLTDNTLKAQLLGEYFDKSRHRIKIEIKTPTYHHYQITKTSEGYKATVIFDV, from the coding sequence ATGCGTTATCGATATATCGACCACACCTCAGATCTCGGGGTCGAAATTTATGGTAAAGACCTTAACGAGCTCTTCATAAATGCCCAATATACCCTTTTCGATAATATTCTTGACCTGTCCTCAGTCGAGGCCAAAACCCCAAAAACCATTATTTTGGCCAGTGAATCCTTAGAAGAACTGTTTATGGATTGGCTGCGCGAACTATTATTTATTTTCGCTACGGAATATTTTATCACCAAAGAAGTGGCTTCGCTCCAGCTCACTGACAACACTTTAAAAGCTCAACTTCTTGGTGAGTATTTCGACAAATCTCGCCATCGGATAAAGATTGAAATTAAAACCCCAACCTATCATCACTATCAGATCACCAAAACTTCTGAGGGCTATAAAGCAACCGTAATTTTTGATGTTTAA
- a CDS encoding 4Fe-4S binding protein translates to MRKKYPTSVCYCGQNGIEIELIKEFCKGCGICVEFCPKDVLALGKDLKVEVINVEACSGDRLCEFRCPDLAIFVRKKKKEG, encoded by the coding sequence ATGAGAAAAAAGTATCCCACGAGTGTTTGCTATTGTGGCCAAAACGGCATCGAGATTGAGCTTATTAAAGAGTTTTGTAAGGGGTGCGGAATATGTGTTGAGTTCTGTCCGAAGGATGTTTTGGCGTTGGGCAAGGACCTAAAAGTAGAGGTGATTAATGTTGAAGCCTGTAGTGGCGATCGGCTATGTGAATTTCGATGTCCGGATTTGGCGATTTTTGTGCGCAAGAAAAAGAAAGAAGGCTAA
- a CDS encoding 2-oxoacid:acceptor oxidoreductase subunit alpha, with protein MSGFGDFCAQEKERRLKYMQLLSGNEATALAALKAGVRFFAGYPITPSTEIAEVMAEELPKLGGVFIQMEDEIASICAVIGAGASGMRAMTATSGPGFSLMQEGIGYAVMAEVPCLIVNVQRGGPATGLPTKVSQADVMAARWGTHGDHPIVALSPYSVLESYMLTIKAIEISLRLRLPVIILSDEIVGHMREVVELPGEVPMYTPPPLTKPRDDYYHYGDDTNFDAPYAHFGEGYRIHLTGLTHRKDGFPTNDPKVIKWKLDRLEEKITKNRDWLHLTEYQDLDADTIIVSYGSSARSALEAKYEYEREHNKKIGFLRLITIWPFHYQKLKDMLANARRVVVVEMNQGQMVREISRVLKHDVTLINVNRYDGELITPEEILSVL; from the coding sequence ATGTCCGGATTTGGCGATTTTTGTGCGCAAGAAAAAGAAAGAAGGCTAAAATATATGCAACTCTTATCCGGGAATGAAGCAACCGCATTAGCAGCCCTAAAAGCCGGTGTCCGATTTTTTGCTGGTTATCCGATAACGCCGTCCACTGAAATCGCTGAAGTTATGGCCGAGGAACTTCCCAAATTAGGCGGTGTATTTATCCAGATGGAAGACGAGATTGCCAGTATTTGTGCGGTAATTGGGGCCGGGGCATCTGGTATGCGGGCTATGACCGCAACATCTGGTCCGGGTTTCTCCTTGATGCAAGAGGGTATCGGATATGCAGTTATGGCCGAGGTGCCATGTCTCATCGTAAATGTGCAACGTGGTGGACCAGCTACTGGGCTGCCGACAAAAGTTTCTCAGGCCGATGTTATGGCCGCGCGTTGGGGTACCCATGGCGATCACCCAATTGTTGCTCTATCACCTTATAGTGTATTAGAATCCTATATGTTGACCATTAAAGCTATAGAAATTTCTCTTCGTCTTAGATTACCAGTAATTATTCTCTCTGATGAGATTGTGGGCCATATGCGTGAGGTTGTGGAGTTGCCCGGGGAAGTTCCTATGTACACACCACCACCATTAACTAAGCCGCGTGATGATTATTACCATTATGGTGATGATACAAATTTTGACGCCCCGTATGCCCATTTTGGTGAAGGATATCGGATTCATCTTACTGGACTTACTCATCGGAAAGATGGATTTCCGACCAATGATCCCAAAGTAATTAAATGGAAGCTTGATCGCCTTGAAGAAAAAATTACCAAAAATCGCGATTGGCTCCATTTAACCGAGTATCAAGATTTAGATGCCGATACGATTATCGTTTCCTATGGAAGTTCAGCACGCAGTGCTTTAGAAGCGAAATATGAATACGAGCGAGAGCATAATAAGAAAATAGGGTTTTTACGCCTAATTACAATTTGGCCGTTTCACTATCAAAAGTTAAAAGATATGTTAGCTAATGCCCGCCGGGTTGTTGTTGTGGAAATGAATCAAGGACAAATGGTTCGCGAAATCTCTCGTGTTCTTAAACATGATGTGACATTAATTAATGTAAATCGTTACGACGGTGAATTAATTACCCCCGAAGAAATTTTATCAGTTTTATGA
- a CDS encoding 2-oxoacid:ferredoxin oxidoreductase subunit beta: MKTPEIFEYIRVDERLPHILCPGCGIGSAMNAMIRAIIESGLKNDEICIVSGIGCSSRIPGYIDADTFHTLHGRAIPSATGVKLAHPELEVIVIAGDGDLLAIGGNHFIHAARRNLDMTVILINNFNYGMTGGQASPTTPQGRYAKTAPYGWAERNFDACSIAQAAGAVFVARSTTYHITHLRTLIKQAIKKKGFTLVEVISQCPTLYGRLNRLGDAVKMLEYFRDNAISISQIKDPNDAVGKIVIGVLHDGEASEYYETYKEIIRKAQAQKHHV, from the coding sequence ATGAAAACACCAGAAATATTTGAGTATATTCGAGTAGATGAAAGGTTGCCGCATATTTTATGCCCGGGTTGTGGAATTGGCTCGGCGATGAATGCTATGATCCGAGCCATAATAGAGTCTGGACTAAAAAATGACGAAATCTGTATTGTTTCCGGAATTGGTTGCTCGTCCCGGATTCCTGGTTATATTGACGCCGATACTTTTCATACTCTGCACGGCCGAGCAATACCATCAGCCACCGGTGTAAAGTTGGCGCATCCAGAATTAGAAGTAATTGTTATTGCTGGAGATGGGGACCTTTTAGCAATCGGTGGTAATCATTTTATTCATGCGGCGCGCAGGAACTTAGATATGACTGTGATTTTAATTAATAATTTTAATTATGGCATGACTGGTGGACAAGCCTCACCGACGACACCCCAGGGTAGATATGCCAAAACTGCGCCTTACGGGTGGGCCGAGCGCAATTTCGATGCCTGCAGTATTGCCCAGGCCGCTGGTGCTGTTTTTGTGGCACGAAGTACTACCTATCATATAACCCATTTGCGCACCCTAATTAAGCAGGCTATTAAGAAAAAGGGCTTCACTTTAGTAGAAGTCATCTCGCAATGTCCAACCCTCTACGGTCGACTCAATCGACTGGGTGATGCGGTAAAGATGCTGGAGTATTTTCGGGATAACGCTATATCAATTTCCCAAATAAAAGATCCCAACGACGCGGTGGGTAAAATAGTAATTGGTGTGCTTCATGATGGTGAGGCGT